A region of the Ctenopharyngodon idella isolate HZGC_01 chromosome 2, HZGC01, whole genome shotgun sequence genome:
tgtcacatttttaaaatttcagtaccgacgtATTGcggtctgtacttttgacaacactaattgtTATTGAGTTTGGGAGAGTGTATCAGATAGGCCCTCATTGTTATTTTTGTGATTGGTTACAGCATACTTTGTTACATTGCGATCAGGATAATAATCGGAGAGCAATTTGGGGTGTGCGCTTAAGGAAATCTGCATGAAGTGCAGAGAGAGACTTGCTTCCCATgctgccattttttttcttgctttcttaaaatgaaaatggtagCGAATAACCTATTATCAGTTTATGATGCTGAATAAATAGTTGTATAATTTCAAAGACCCGTCTTAAGTACAGCCTTGTGATATCTGCACATTTTGCTTGAAGCCAAAGTTTCCGTAATTTGTCATGTTAAATCTtccttgattttctttttccatgTCCTCTAGCTTTATAAGCATGTGTTTGCTCTGTGCACATGTAAGCAAGCAGTGGACAACAGCAGAGCCAGTGCTATGCCTTCGGTACTAGTGGCGTCTGATTATCTGCTAGTACTATTCTCATTTGCTGGTACACTTTAAACTGGGAAATCATTCTCATTTAACCTTTAAATTTTATGAGGTGAAACTTAGTTTAACTGAAATATATTATATCTAGCAAGAGCCCTGACTATTTGTAAGGTGGTTTGAAGATATGTTACTTTAGTGAACACTCATTTGGTTTAATGTGTTCTCAATTGTAGGCAAAGAAGTATGCCATGGAACAAAGCATCAAGAGTGTCCTGGTCAAACAGACCCTCGCCCATCAGCAGCAACAGCTCAGCAACCTACAGGTAAATTTGCTCAAGAACGTGGAAAATAATAGGGGGGttttagggctgtcactaatgattattttagtaACCAAGTCAGTGCTTCCCACaagtttgaaatatacttgcggtggtagccGGGTGAAAAATCCTCCTATTACCCATGACGcaaaaatggtctactacatgtgacaaacaaataatgtgtgattttttttttttttttttttttttgtggtaataaaaatagacctatGCAAACAATAGcgtttaaaatgacttaaaatacatatataagaacaatgaggcaataattcttggttcaaataaagtatcaaaagcaagtaaaCATGGTTTTATagaacaacactgttaaaatacttAAGTTGATTGTTTATGTGTATTATATTATGTACATTACGTATTATAACATATGCTTGCAAAGGGTGGCAATGgcctggtgattgttgttgtcccactttacagcagatcaaattcttgtttaatattggccaaacaTTCATGTTCACTTAATCAACTTATCAAATGTtcacttaatctttaatatttagcCACTTCTTTATGATATTAATGGTACAGCCACTGTATTTCTTGATAGAAATATGTGTGATAGAGAATGTGTTCGCATATTTAGAAGCATattgatgtattctcctgtgttggcgtaggtttataaatgatttaccttACAAATCTGATGAAATGGAGCAGATTGTGTTCCCAGATCAACGTTATAAGCAACCCAAACTCAGCATATGCAGAGATTAGAGATGTAATGGTTCAAATTAATCGTGGTTcggtttttattgcatttttaggGTCACAGTTTTGGTACGGtttggtatgtgctatgttcagggaaaaaaggactactgtcaaataaaaataaagaaaataagaacaaataatctaactacaagcaacagcacaaataaatacagtagagcaaagatacaaataaaataaactggtTTTCAGGTATCTAGCAGtatttttcaggtacagaaattgaataaagtaaaacaacattgcatataatcttcgctgtataaattaaatagagTAATCATtattaagttacaaaagctattcagtcaagagcagtaagtgattcttgtcttttgttgtttgattaacaataaaaacactttaagacataatgcaaGGATCTAGTATACTGACACTGTACACATGCGTTCTTTGAGtgtttaagttcatttaaagccaagtttacactacaggactttaaacgtcagcagatcgctgtgctgttcagactacgtgacttgctgtggagtcttAAAGTCATTGTGGTGTTCACACTAAGTGACACTACGTAAATGATCTGCAACAGGAGGTTACACACTACACAAGCTGACGACAACTGTCATCtaatgactttatttgaaaatagaCCTTGGGaggaaattagattaaattttgaattcaatttaattaaaattaaaataaccctttcacacatcagtttaaaacattctggctgacctcccagagttaagccgactgttattttagaacgtttccctttattgtttccatgatgACGCGCCATGATTGTCACGTGACACACCGCGCCCAGCCGGCCACACTGTATGACAATGTATTgcttttctcaccatgtcatcaactatctgatattcctaTTCTCAAATATGTtcaagtgagtgttttgtcatttaaaaacctatataatgaccctgattttaatatataacgtgaattcatccatttgtcctgaaatacatgtggccggtgaactgggagaacaaTAGAGTGTTTGAGattatagttacttacacaatgtgtatctgatatgaataaacgtcggcaaattatatttgaatggactgttactgctgcttccatagacatcagtgtatatttcattggctgttgcgtCACGACACGTGACACAGGATATCGAGTCGGTcgacagctccagatatttagcatgctagatatttgtctggtGTCAGTGAGGTGTCGGCAACGCGTCAGCGAGCATCTTTGATGCGTcgttgagtagttcacacataaagattggcgAGCGCCGATCACTCGCTGATTTTCCCCCGATCACAGCCCGACCTGTCGGTGAGCTCGTTAACTTGCAAATCtggcttaaaatcctgtagtgtaaacttggcataagacataacctactgtGTTTGTTAGGATTAttgccaagacgggcatgttgacaatttttgtgtgaatttgtccattcaagcgcaagacttgaaagagaactcaatattTGCACGCGGTACACACGTGTGCGCGCTTCTGATGagtgcacaaatcttctcacaaCACGTGAGTTCTCTTTCGTGTCTTGCGAAAGAGAATCGCTGCCTTTGTGAATTCACACTAGCACGATGCTATAGTATGGTTTTTAAATGGTCGTGCAGCCTTAGAAAATGGTCTAATAATGCGATTCATGGATGCCCGTCTGTGGAATGCGCCGCTTCCGGTATTTTGCCGGTTACTTGACATGGATAAATTGCAATCAAGGTTTTTTTGTATTCAAAAATGATTGTaattatttatcataatgtGAGTGTTATCTCAAGGACCCTTTCTGCACTCATCTGACAACATCCCGCTATGGTACAAAAAGGGTACAACAGTCATTGAcagcttgtttgtttttcctgaCAGCTCCCTAATTCCCTTCAGATGGCCTCATTAACGATGGGCTTTGGAGATCCCCTCTCACCACTACAGTCTGTAAGTCCAACGCAGTTTCTCAGAGTAACGCTGTAACCTTGCTGTACTTTTTGTGAATGCAGTAGATGTTTGTTTCCCCCTCCTTTTGTTGGCATACATGTGGCTGTTTAGTACTCATGTGTGTAATGGGTGGAGGTAAAGAAAAGCCAGTGCTATGTCTTCGGTGCCAGCGTGTTCATTGTCTGCTGGTTCTATCCTCAATCATTGGAACAAGCCTATAAAAGATAAACACCATGAGTGATGAGCATATGCCTGGCTTAGCACCATCTGATCATTTCAGTTGTCCGTTACAGGTTGCAGCACAGAGGCAACGGGCATTAGCCATAATGTGCCGTGTTTATGTTGGGTCCATCTACTACGAGCTAGGAGAAGACACCATCAGACAGGCCTTTGCTCCTTTCGGTCCCATTAAGAGCATTGACATGTCCTGGGACTCTGTTACATTAAAACACAAGGTCAGAATGTCTTTTTCATAGTTGTGGAATGTTTTATGaattaccattttatttattttttatttttgctgaaTTTTAACTGACAATACGCTGCTCTTTCTGCAGGGTTTTGCATTTGTAGAGTATGAAGTACCAGAGGCAGCACAGCTCGCTTTAGAACAGATGAACTCCGTTATGCTGGGTGGTAGAAACATTAAAGTGagcactttgtaaaaaaaatgtacttttttttttctaaatcttTCAAATGTATTCTATAGTTTCTGATCTGTTGTTTCAACACTCGTAGGTGGGACGGCCGAGCAACATTGGTCAGGCTCAACCGATCATAGACCAGCTAGCCGAAGAAGCGCGCGCCTTCAACCGGATTTACGTGGCGTCCGTGCATCCCGATTTGTCAGACGACGACATCAAGAGCGTGTTCGAGGCCTTCGGAAGAATCAAGTCTTGCACCCTGGCGCGGGACCCCACGACGGGAAAGCACAAAGGCTATGGCTTCATAGGTGAGCGGGCGACTGCTTCACCCATTCGGatgaatataaatgtatctGACTGAGAGCAGTCAGTCATGGCAGAATGCTGTTCTCTACATGTCTCACAGGGGATAGAGAAGGGTGGGGGCAGGTTCCTCACATGCTTTCATAGtaagtttttatttctgttgtcGTTGTTTTCTTAGGCTCTGTTACGGACAATTTGTGCCATAAGTACCCGCTGGTAATTACACAGTAACTGTCTCAGAGCTCTGGTAGATTTATGCTGAGTCTTCTTGGATGCTGTTGAGTCTTAGTCCTCCCTGTTTCCTCTGTAGAATATGATAAGGCCCAGTCTGCGCAGGATGCCGTTTCCTCCATGAACCTTTTCGACTTGGGCGGGCAGTACCTGCGAGTGGGCAAAGCCGTCACGCCACCCATGCCCCTTCTGACTCCAGCAACGCCGGGCGGACTGCCTCCCGCTGCTGCCGTAGCCGCTGCAGCCGCCACTGCCAAAATCACAGCACAGGTGAGCATTTACACACCTCAATCATCTATTGTTAGTCagggagagtgtgtgtgagagtgtgagcAGCTGCTTCCTTTGGCATTTAAAAGCCTTCCTTTGTAAAGTAAGGCAgcgtgattttttttaactcgCTTAGCAAGGCTAGAGCAGACACTTGGTGCTGTATGTGAGGGCTTGATTTGAGTCAGTTTAGGCATTGACTGGCATGAAGACTCAGTTATGACACAGCATTACTTATTTGAGACAGAGCTTTTACATGCAGAAAGATAACATAGCGTGTAAACTCCAAAAACAGATGGCATGGAATCTGTCCCAGCCGGAGAATCGGACAGAAGACTTCCTCAACTGTCTGGTAAATCCTTCAGGAAATTCTGTTCAAAGCACGCTGGtgcctttttgttttgtgtagAATATGAGTGTGGGGAGAGACTTGTCTTCAGGACCTCCCAGTAACAGTGATGCTCATTGCTCTATAGTGTGCTAGGTAGAGAATGTTTACTAGACAGGCCAATAAACTTGAAAGCTGAGCAGTTTTAGTCGCAGGTGACTTTAAGTAGCACCTCTGCCAATATTTTTGAGCTACATCATCATGCCTCTTATCAGTAATCTGGGTTCTGGCCCACATAATGATGAATTTATTATTCTGGATGTCTGCTTAATCTCTTGAGGCTTTTATTATCTCTTGATAGTTCTTTGTTAACCGGTGtgccattaatattttaatattgagaTACCATTTTGGCATTTTCTATTGTGGATTACttccattttatttaattttattgcatCTGTGCTACAGCATAGATCATGCTAAAAAAAATTGCCATACTATATGCTACTCAGTATACTGTAAATCTGTATGATCAGTAATGTAATTGTTCTGTGTTGTCTCATGCTTGTCATACATAGTTtagtttaaatacatattatgtaagcaaataaatgcataacttGTTTAGCAGTgtctaaattaatttatatttaatttataaagatttttaatCCATTTAGCTTGTTTTGTTACATGTTCTTGACCTTTATTTCAGGTCTTGGGCCTAGTTGCATGAAATGTTTGAATGTCTAGCAACTTCATATTTCTTTAAGCGGTTAGGTTTAAAGCTTTTTATacattaactgttaaaaagtttggggtgggaagatttttttgaaatgtttgttaAACTCTTGTATACAGTAATTTGCATttatgaaaatacagtaaaaaacaaaattgtgaaatattttacaatttaaaagaacttttctattaatatattttatgtaatggaataaaaatgtaatttattcctgtgattgcaaagctgaattttcagcatcattactcatacagtcttcattgtcacatgatccttcagaaatcattctaatatgctgatatgctgctcaagaaatctTTCTTATCAATATTAAGAACTGTTGTGATTTTTgtttaatgtataaaaaaaagaactgacCCTGTACTTTTTAACTGTGGTGTATGTAATCAAATCAGGCTTTTAGATTGTTTAAAAGGCCTAGCTTGCATTCAAATTGTATATTGCTTCATCTATTAATTAACAATGTTTAGGATTTAAAGGTTTTGTATATATAGTCCAATGAACAAAACCCAACtttgcttcagaaatcatcagTTTAAAAATGTGTTGGCATTAGGGGTGTGCATGAATAgttgaatattttaatatttgatctgcaataattatttgaaaattaaaaatactattCAAATTTTGCTAAATGTTGCTTTGATCCTTGATCAATGCATTGTATCCATGATAAATCCTAAGTACGCAACctaaaactgtaattaaatGCATTGGGTGCCGCTGTGGAGCGTAAAAACAAGTTGATCTTATTTGATGACAGAATGGCGTTGTGTGCCTATAGGCACAGCAGAGTTTGCAATTACTTTGATCAAAATGTTGGGTGACTTTTTCAGGTGAAactgagttataaaaaaatcacCAATGCAATTAGTAAATGCATGAAATGCAGGTAGGTGCAGATGTAGCCCCGAGTCAGCCGAGAAGACCACTCATCTGATAGTAAAATGATCTAAGTTTCGTTGAGAGAGATTGGTTTAAGGACTGAAATCACATAGCTCTGTAAGAAATTGGTCGCTTAGCACACTATTATCTTTGTGTCCCTGCAGCATCTGTTGGTGGAGCGATTTTTCTCCTCATCCGGCCTTATTGACAGACTGAGCCAACTTTCATCCGAACATGTGGATATACTTGTTTTTCTCAACAACATGTGAAACAATATAAACACGATAACCATATGCTGACTCGAGTGTATATATACGTTCTGTACGATAATGCTTTATTAGTGCACTGCGTGAGCTTAAATGCTTTTCTGTACTCTTTTTGCACACgatgttttcaactaaaaaaaaactatataatgtAAGCTTGTTGTGTATAGCCTAATCATAAGTTTGATTAGAAATAGCGACAAAAACTTAATGACTGAAAAAATGAAGTCTTTCTTGTTAaacttcatttaaataaacaatcaaATATTCATTTGAGCCCAAATATTCGaatacaatatttttgaaatgcCCATCCCTAGTTGGCGTATATCCTGTATACAAAGGCTTAAGGGACAGCTGAGCATATAGCACATAACTGAATTTGTATGTTGACTGTGATTGAGTATATCTTCTGCTGTGGAGACCGTACAATACATgtagatatattttatatattaaagggtcatttcacccaaaaatgattaattactcaccctcatgttgttccaaacctgtaagacctttgttcatcttgagaacacaaattaagatatttttgatgaaatccgagagctctctgacccctccatagacagcaatttaattaccactgtcaaggcccagaaaggtagtaaagacattgttaaaatagtccatgtgactacagtggttcatccttaatgttatgaagcgatgagaatactttttgtgcacaaaaaacgactttattcaacaatttcttgtCTTCTATGTCAATTTTTAACGCTGTTcacattgtaaacacagtgcagcacttccgggttTTTCGTCAGAACGTCGGCTTATTATTGGctggcgttctgatgtagaacccggaagtgctgcactgtttacaacatgaacagcatcaaaaattGACATGGATaggaagaaattgttgaataaagttgtttttgtttttttgcaactgcagtcacatggactattttaatgatgtctttattacatttctgggccttgaaagtggtaattgcgtTGCAGTCTAttggaggtcagaaagctctcagatttcatcaaaaatatcttagtttgtgttctgaagatggacaggtttgaaacgaggataagtaattaatgacacaattttcttttttgggtgaacaaaccctttaatgctgacaaaaaaaaaaaaaaaaaatctaatttctaAATAAACCATAAGCTAAAACTGCCAATTTTTATGCAGCTGGCCCAAGgcttgtctgtgtgtgtgaaggtcTGTTTGTCCGTGACGTGTTTGTCCACTCGTGTCGGTGTTATGTGTGCTTTTAACGGGCGCTGTCCAGGCGGTGTTTCTATATGTCCCACTCTGTTCTTCCAGGAAGCGGTAGCGGGAGCATCTATTCTGGGGGCGATGACTGGCGGGTCGGGCCTGAACCTGCCCCAGCTTCCACAGGCAGTCATGGCTGCTCAGGCCCCAGGGGTCATTACAGGTAGGTGCATTCAGAAGTGGTTTGTAGTAGTATTTTGTCAGTACTGTGGCCCTCTTCAATTGGTGTTTTCACTTGTGTGCCTTAATCGTGCTGTGTACGTCTTTAGTATTTTGGTTTTGCATGTAGTTGACTTGTGTAACAGTGGGGCCCTTTACTTGGATGTCTTTTGCATGAATGATAGCATTTCATgtattgtttttgaaaacagGATTGTTAGGAACATTTACAGGAACCCGAAAAAAAGATAATTACAAACAcaggcttttttttctttcaaagccTTAATTTTGAGCAGGCATGACCGCCCACACATTACATAGGACTACACCATTTAGATCAAATCACTAATTTTAAGTGGTTGTGCTCAGACCTGTGTTTGTTTTACTTTCAAAGCTCATTCTGAACGCCCACCGTGTTTTCCCATTTCCACATTAGCTTATATGTGCACAATCTCTCTCCCCCTCAGGTTTCTGTTGTCCTACACAGTACTCAGTTTAACGTGGCCTGTCGTGGGACGTGTCCACTAATAgatttctcttttattttctcttctctccttgtctctctttctttctccttttctctctcctctcttcccCTCCCTGTCTTTATTCTCCACATTCGCCATGACCCTTCCCTTTTGCTGCACACTGATCAACCAAGTTTGAAGAGGACTGTTTCTAACCCCTCCCCTCATAAACAAATCTCTCATTCCTATTGGCCAGTGAGTCTCTCAGATCctgtgtgggttttttttttttgtgtgtgtggaatTGATCGTGAAGCCAACCCAAGAGAGGACGGATGgggtttcaaataaataaatgtgtcgGGTGACTGGTCAAAGAGGGGAAAAGTTACCCTAATCTTACTcaaatcttctttttttttttttttttttttttcaaactaaaaAATGTACAATCACAGAGGCAAGAAGCGAGCAGGTACAGAGAAAGAATGCCAGAACTGTCTGATttctacatgttttttttttctcttttatgaATCAGTTATATGAAAGATGAGTGTTTCCTGTTACTGCTgagaaatattttctttaaggAATAGTTAAGGCAAAAAAATACgaaatttaagacatttagtGAAAGTCTTGATATCCACTCTGGCACTCATTCTTTCATAAGTGAAGTAGCAATGCtggattcatgaacaaatcataCTTTAAGTCAGATCATTTCAATCAATTGATCCATTTCATTCACAAACTGAATGTTTCTCTGGCTGATTGATTCTCAAGTTCATCTTAGTGACGCTGGGATCCAGTTATTAGTTAACGTCTCACTGGAAAAGAAGATCAGTGAATAACTTGTATTTTGATTTGTTGTATCATCAGCTGAACATGAATTGTCATGCAGACCAGTGGTTTTCAACCTTTTTGATTTTAAAGGTTGAACAGTAATGAACAGATACTGAGGATattgataaattaaattaaccatgatttattttatttcagaagtttcaaaaagaaagaattttattctaattatttttttttattttttattttttttattttaatgtgtttcggtttatttatttatttatttatttatttttttttttgcatttatttagatttgattatttttaaaatattagtaatGATAATTTATTGGGCTTGGCCCCCTggtaattgttaaaaaaaaaaaaaaaaaaacttacgtATTTCTAATGCCTTTTTTGTTTcatagtaaattaaaaaaataataataataaaaacgtgGGTTTGAAACGTCAACctaaatgacaatttttgggtgaaacttTTCTTAAACTGTCtcagatgtttgtttgtttgtttgtttgttttttgtttttgttttttgggaaaCCGTTCTGTAATGCCGTGTAGTCTGGTAATAGTCCATTTCGCTCGCGTAGAGAGGGATTTATAGGTGTCTAGCAGAAATTCATGTGTCAGACCTCAGTTAATATACTGACTCTTGTGTTTCTGTGCAGGGGTGACGCCAGCCCGGCCCACGCTGCCTGTTGTGCCTCAGGTGGGCCTTGTGAACCCGGTGTTGGCCTCTCCGCCATCACTGTCGGCAGCTGTGGCTGCAGCCCAAGAGGCAAAGAAGGAAAAAGAAGAGGAGGAAGCCGCTCAAGACGGCACGGGCCAGGAGATGCTCAGTGAACAGGAGCACATGAGCATCTCGGGCAGCAGCGCCCGgcatatggtcatgcagaaacTGCTGAGAAAACAGGAGGTTAGTTATTGTGGTAGAAATTTGCCTATacgcacctgacttaagttaAACCAGGTGTCTCTGATACCTACAAATCTGTACTCTACTAGGCGTCTCCAACTTGACCTGTTTGAGTCGGATGACGCCTCGTCCCTTGTGAACACTATCACTTGGGAACAAGGTCTTTAGTGTTCCCCTTCAGCACTATCACTTGAGAATAGAAGTAAAATCTCTAGCGTGCTGCACAACGGTGATCAGACAGACTTCAGACAATGCCTTCGAATATGCTTTAATCACGGCCGGGAGGATCTCGGACCAATTCAAGTAACTGTCTAGTTTTGTTTCCCCTTCTGTTATATACAGACACGCTAACTTTGAAAACTAAATATCCCCAACACTTGGGCCAAAGGCATATAAATATTAATCCTGAAAGAAAAAGGAATTTTAGTTAAGATTGATTAATTCAATTCCTTGACATTCTCAATTAGTAATGATTTTTCTTTGATATACAGTTCAAAAGTGCAATTTTGTTAAAAGATGTCTTTAATGATCACCAcggttgtatttatttgatcaaaaacagtaatgttatgaaatttcaatttaaaataacttgtctattttaatacattttagtta
Encoded here:
- the puf60a gene encoding poly(U)-binding-splicing factor PUF60a isoform X6; the encoded protein is MAVAVSAVNGGEALMMENGQSTASKLGLPPLTPEQQEALQKAKKYAMEQSIKSVLVKQTLAHQQQQLSNLQLPNSLQMASLTMGFGDPLSPLQSVAAQRQRALAIMCRVYVGSIYYELGEDTIRQAFAPFGPIKSIDMSWDSVTLKHKGFAFVEYEVPEAAQLALEQMNSVMLGGRNIKVGRPSNIGQAQPIIDQLAEEARAFNRIYVASVHPDLSDDDIKSVFEAFGRIKSCTLARDPTTGKHKGYGFIEYDKAQSAQDAVSSMNLFDLGGQYLRVGKAVTPPMPLLTPATPGGLPPAAAVAAAAATAKITAQMAWNLSQPENRTEDFLNCLEAVAGASILGAMTGGSGLNLPQLPQAVMAAQAPGVITGVTPARPTLPVVPQVGLVNPVLASPPSLSAAVAAAQEAKKEKEEEEAAQDGTGQEMLSEQEHMSISGSSARHMVMQKLLRKQESTVMVLRNMVGPEDIDDDLEGEVTEECGKFGAVNRVIIYQEKQGEEEDAEVIVKIFVEFSAASEMNKAIQALNNRWFGGRKVIAEVYDQERFDNSDLSA
- the puf60a gene encoding poly(U)-binding-splicing factor PUF60a isoform X10; translation: MAVAVSAGGEALMMENGQSTASKLGLPPLTPEQQEALQKAKKYAMEQSIKSVLVKQTLAHQQQQLSNLQLPNSLQMASLTMGFGDPLSPLQSVAAQRQRALAIMCRVYVGSIYYELGEDTIRQAFAPFGPIKSIDMSWDSVTLKHKGFAFVEYEVPEAAQLALEQMNSVMLGGRNIKVGRPSNIGQAQPIIDQLAEEARAFNRIYVASVHPDLSDDDIKSVFEAFGRIKSCTLARDPTTGKHKGYGFIEYDKAQSAQDAVSSMNLFDLGGQYLRVGKAVTPPMPLLTPATPGGLPPAAAVAAAAATAKITAQEAVAGASILGAMTGGSGLNLPQLPQAVMAAQAPGVITGVTPARPTLPVVPQVGLVNPVLASPPSLSAAVAAAQEAKKEKEEEEAAQDGTGQEMLSEQEHMSISGSSARHMVMQKLLRKQESTVMVLRNMVGPEDIDDDLEGEVTEECGKFGAVNRVIIYQEKQGEEEDAEVIVKIFVEFSAASEMNKAIQALNNRWFGGRKVIAEVYDQERFDNSDLSA
- the puf60a gene encoding poly(U)-binding-splicing factor PUF60a isoform X7 — encoded protein: MAVAVSAVNGGEALMMENGQSTASKLGLPPLTPEQQEALQKAKKYAMEQSIKSVLVKQTLAHQQQQLSNLQLPNSLQMASLTMGFGDPLSPLQSVAAQRQRALAIMCRVYVGSIYYELGEDTIRQAFAPFGPIKSIDMSWDSVTLKHKGFAFVEYEVPEAAQLALEQMNSVMLGGRNIKVGRPSNIGQAQPIIDQLAEEARAFNRIYVASVHPDLSDDDIKSVFEAFGRIKSCTLARDPTTGKHKGYGFIEYDKAQSAQDAVSSMNLFDLGGQYLRVGKAVTPPMPLLTPATPGGLPPAAAVAAAAATAKITAQEAVAGASILGAMTGGSGLNLPQLPQAVMAAQAPGVITGVTPARPTLPVVPQVGLVNPVLASPPSLSAAVAAAQEAKKEKEEEEAAQDGTGQEMLSEQEHMSISGSSARHMVMQKLLRKQESTVMVLRNMVGPEDIDDDLEGEVTEECGKFGAVNRVIIYQEKQGEEEDAEVIVKIFVEFSAASEMNKAIQALNNRWFGGRKVIAEVYDQERFDNSDLSA